In Bradyrhizobium guangxiense, the following are encoded in one genomic region:
- a CDS encoding FAD binding domain-containing protein, translated as MYEFKYHRPGTVRQAANLLVKNEDAKVIAGGHTLIPVMKQRLASPPHLVDLSHIEGLNTIEMKGRSLVIGATAKHAEVATSAIVGEAIPALANLAGGIGDPAVRHKGTIGGSLANNDPTADYPAAVLALGATIVTNKRRLKAEEYFQGLFTTALEADEIITKVMFPLPKKAAYIKFRNQASRYALVGVFVARRPSDVRVAVTGAGSEGVFRVTAFEEALKKRFSSKALDGIAVPAEGLNSDIHGSAEYRAHLIGVLTRRAVDAANAKE; from the coding sequence ATGTACGAATTCAAATATCATCGCCCCGGCACCGTTCGCCAGGCGGCCAATCTGCTGGTGAAGAACGAGGACGCCAAGGTGATCGCCGGCGGCCACACGCTGATTCCCGTCATGAAGCAGCGCCTCGCCAGCCCCCCGCATCTGGTTGACCTCTCCCATATCGAGGGGCTCAACACGATCGAGATGAAAGGCCGCTCGCTGGTGATCGGCGCCACCGCCAAGCACGCCGAGGTCGCCACCTCCGCGATCGTCGGCGAGGCGATCCCGGCGCTGGCGAATCTTGCCGGCGGAATCGGCGATCCCGCCGTGCGTCACAAGGGCACGATCGGCGGCTCGCTCGCCAACAACGACCCAACCGCGGACTATCCGGCTGCCGTGCTCGCGCTGGGCGCCACCATCGTCACCAACAAGCGCCGCCTCAAGGCAGAAGAGTATTTCCAGGGCCTGTTCACCACCGCGCTCGAAGCCGACGAGATCATCACCAAGGTGATGTTCCCGCTGCCGAAGAAGGCGGCCTACATCAAGTTCCGCAACCAGGCCTCCCGCTATGCGCTGGTCGGCGTGTTCGTGGCGCGGCGTCCCTCGGACGTGCGGGTTGCCGTGACCGGTGCCGGCTCCGAAGGCGTCTTCCGGGTCACCGCGTTCGAGGAGGCGCTGAAGAAGCGCTTCTCGTCCAAGGCGCTGGACGGCATCGCCGTCCCGGCTGAGGGGCTCAACAGCGACATCCACGGCAGCGCCGAATACCGCGCGCATCTCATCGGCGTGCTGACGCGGCGCGCGGTCGATGCAGCCAACGCCAAGGAGTGA
- a CDS encoding XdhC family protein has translation MKLEILHELNAERAARRPAILVTDTESGEQRLVKAKDFARDPLRAELEKQLRMGKSASVEAGGKKLFLNVYAPTAKLVIVGAVHISQALAPLARSLGYDVTVIDPRTAFASPERFPDIPLIAEWPDTALPPLNVDAYTAFVAVTHDPKIDDPALLHAFERGCFYIGALGSRKTHAKRGDRLRAQGAKESDIARIHAPIGLAIGAVSPSEIAVAIMAEITAVLRLPPKEKEEAA, from the coding sequence GTGAAGCTCGAGATCCTCCACGAACTCAATGCCGAGCGGGCCGCGCGCCGGCCGGCGATCCTGGTGACGGACACCGAGAGCGGCGAGCAGCGCCTGGTGAAGGCGAAGGATTTTGCCAGAGATCCTCTGCGTGCCGAGCTTGAGAAGCAGCTTCGCATGGGCAAGAGCGCCAGTGTCGAAGCCGGCGGCAAGAAGCTGTTCCTCAACGTTTACGCGCCGACCGCAAAGCTCGTCATCGTCGGCGCGGTCCATATCAGCCAGGCCCTGGCGCCGCTGGCGCGCTCGCTCGGCTATGACGTGACGGTGATCGATCCGCGCACGGCATTCGCAAGCCCGGAGCGCTTCCCCGACATTCCGCTGATCGCCGAATGGCCCGACACGGCGCTGCCGCCGCTCAATGTCGATGCCTACACCGCCTTCGTCGCGGTGACGCACGATCCGAAGATCGACGACCCGGCGCTGCTGCATGCCTTCGAGCGCGGCTGCTTCTATATCGGCGCGCTCGGCTCGCGGAAGACGCACGCCAAGCGCGGCGACCGGTTGCGGGCGCAGGGTGCGAAGGAGAGCGACATCGCCCGCATTCACGCGCCCATCGGGCTTGCGATCGGTGCGGTCTCGCCCTCCGAGATCGCAGTCGCGATCATGGCGGAGATCACGGCCGTGCTCCGCCTGCCTCCCAAGGAAAAAGAAGAAGCAGCATGA
- a CDS encoding vWA domain-containing protein: MAINHLAPEQTEQFADNIVGFARALRAAGMPVGPGAVIDAMSALQVIDIGKRADVFTTLEAIFVKRHEHALVFSQAFNLFFRPSEEWKHMLDSVPLPDEAKKKPKAGSRRVQEAMSQPRMTETQQHQEQDLRLSVSDKEILQKKDFAQMSAAEIAEALRAIDRMHLPQAELLTRRHRPDARGLRLDLRRTLRASLRTGGDIIDIRRLGRIEKPAPIVALLDISGSMSEYPRLFLHFLHAITDARKRVSVFLFGPRLTNVSRALRQRDPDEALASCSASVEDWAGGTRISASLHNFNKLWARRVLSQGAIVLLISDGLEREADSKLAFEMDRLHRSCRRLIWLNPLLRFGGFEAKAQGIKMMLPHVDEFRPVHNLSSIQELITTLSQPLPPHHRSLIRSAA, from the coding sequence ATGGCCATCAACCACCTTGCCCCCGAGCAGACCGAGCAATTCGCCGACAACATCGTCGGCTTTGCCCGCGCGCTGCGCGCGGCAGGGATGCCGGTAGGCCCGGGCGCGGTCATCGATGCCATGAGCGCGCTCCAGGTGATCGACATCGGCAAACGCGCCGACGTCTTCACCACGCTGGAGGCGATCTTCGTCAAGCGCCATGAGCATGCGCTGGTCTTCAGCCAAGCCTTCAACCTGTTCTTCCGGCCTTCCGAAGAATGGAAGCACATGCTGGATTCGGTGCCGCTGCCGGACGAGGCCAAGAAGAAGCCGAAGGCCGGCTCGCGCCGCGTGCAGGAGGCGATGTCGCAGCCGCGGATGACCGAGACGCAGCAGCACCAGGAGCAGGATCTGCGCCTGTCGGTCTCCGACAAGGAAATTCTTCAGAAGAAGGATTTTGCGCAGATGAGTGCGGCCGAGATCGCCGAGGCGCTCCGTGCCATCGACCGCATGCACCTGCCGCAAGCCGAGCTGTTGACGCGTCGGCACCGGCCCGATGCGCGTGGGCTTCGCCTCGACTTGCGCCGGACCCTGCGCGCATCCTTGCGCACCGGGGGCGACATCATCGACATCCGTCGGCTCGGGCGGATCGAGAAGCCGGCACCGATTGTCGCGCTGCTCGACATCTCGGGCTCGATGAGCGAGTACCCCCGCCTGTTCCTGCATTTTCTGCATGCCATCACGGACGCGCGCAAGCGCGTCTCGGTGTTCCTGTTCGGCCCCCGCCTCACCAATGTCAGCCGCGCGCTGCGCCAGCGCGATCCGGACGAGGCGCTGGCGAGTTGCTCCGCCTCGGTCGAGGATTGGGCGGGCGGTACGCGGATCTCGGCCTCGCTGCACAATTTCAACAAATTGTGGGCGCGCCGTGTGCTGAGCCAGGGCGCCATCGTGCTCCTGATCTCCGACGGGCTGGAGCGGGAGGCCGATTCCAAGCTCGCCTTCGAGATGGACCGGCTGCATCGCTCCTGCCGGCGGCTGATCTGGCTCAACCCGCTGCTGCGGTTCGGCGGCTTCGAGGCCAAGGCACAGGGCATCAAAATGATGCTTCCGCACGTTGACGAATTCCGCCCCGTGCATAATTTGAGTTCGATCCAGGAGCTGATCACGACGCTCTCCCAGCCGTTGCCGCCGCATCACCGCAGCCTGATCCGCTCCGCAGCTTGA
- a CDS encoding XdhC family protein yields MLDRDEDILKAAEDWQKAGHGVALATVVETWGSAPRPAGSSLVINDEGTFLGSVSGGCVEGAVVTEAMDVIQSGKPRMLEFGVADETAWNVGLSCGGTIRVFVEKVG; encoded by the coding sequence ATGCTCGATCGCGACGAGGATATCCTGAAGGCGGCCGAGGACTGGCAGAAGGCCGGCCATGGCGTCGCGCTGGCGACCGTGGTGGAGACCTGGGGCTCGGCGCCGCGCCCGGCGGGCTCGAGCCTCGTCATCAACGACGAGGGCACCTTCCTGGGCTCGGTCTCCGGCGGCTGCGTCGAGGGCGCCGTGGTCACCGAGGCCATGGACGTGATCCAGAGCGGAAAACCGAGGATGCTGGAGTTTGGCGTCGCCGACGAGACCGCCTGGAATGTCGGGCTGTCCTGCGGCGGCACCATCCGCGTCTTCGTCGAGAAGGTCGGCTAG
- a CDS encoding AAA family ATPase: protein MTSAANTSDALPASVDAMLELLTSRGYLAERSLATVTYLSLRMGRPLFLEGEAGVGKTEIAKVLSAALGRKLIRLQCYEGLDVSSAVYEWNSAAQMIAIRMAEAAGDTDRDQLSSDIFADRYMIKRPLLQALEPDVAGPPVLLIDELDRADEAFEAYLLEILSDFQVTIPEFGTVKPPPPPIVIITSNRTREIHDALKRRCLYHWVDYPAAERELAIVKTRVPGISAKLSQQVVRFVQALRNQDFYKSPGVAETIDWATALSELDARSLTPQVVGDTLGALLKYQDDITRMQGDTLQKVLKEATSEN from the coding sequence ATGACTTCAGCGGCCAATACTTCTGATGCCTTGCCGGCATCGGTCGATGCGATGCTCGAACTCCTGACCTCGCGCGGCTATCTGGCCGAGCGCTCGCTGGCGACGGTGACGTACCTGTCGTTGCGGATGGGGCGGCCGCTGTTCCTGGAAGGCGAGGCCGGCGTCGGCAAGACCGAGATCGCAAAGGTGCTCTCGGCGGCGCTGGGGCGGAAATTGATCCGCCTGCAATGCTACGAAGGCCTCGACGTCTCCTCCGCAGTCTACGAGTGGAATAGCGCTGCGCAGATGATCGCGATCCGGATGGCGGAAGCCGCCGGCGATACCGATCGCGATCAGCTCTCGAGCGACATCTTCGCCGACCGCTACATGATCAAGCGGCCGCTGCTGCAGGCGCTGGAGCCCGACGTCGCCGGCCCACCGGTGCTGCTGATCGACGAGCTCGACCGCGCCGACGAGGCCTTCGAAGCCTACCTGCTCGAAATCCTCAGCGACTTCCAGGTGACCATTCCCGAGTTCGGGACCGTCAAGCCCCCACCCCCGCCGATCGTCATCATCACCTCCAACCGCACCCGCGAGATTCACGACGCCCTGAAACGGCGCTGCCTCTATCACTGGGTCGATTATCCCGCCGCCGAGCGCGAGCTCGCCATCGTCAAGACGCGCGTGCCCGGCATCTCCGCCAAGCTGTCGCAGCAGGTCGTGCGCTTCGTGCAGGCGCTGCGCAACCAGGACTTCTACAAGTCGCCGGGCGTTGCCGAGACCATCGACTGGGCCACGGCGCTGTCGGAGCTGGATGCCCGCTCGCTGACCCCGCAAGTGGTCGGCGACACGCTGGGCGCGCTGCTCAAGTACCAGGACGACATCACCCGCATGCAGGGCGACACCCTGCAGAAGGTGCTGAAGGAAGCGACGAGCGAGAATTGA